The genome window GGCATAGGTTGAACCAGTTAGTAATTGAATCTCTGCTGAGATGGTCATGCCATTAGTTTGTGCTACCgctgctgctgaatgggaaCTTTTTGCACTGGGTTGTATGAGACaaggagaatttaaaaagaaataatatttcagagTGATaaattgatgcatattcatCAAGGGAGATAGGGAAACGCAGTTACAATGAAtatctgtttgttttgtaactAAAACAAATATAGTACAGTATCTTGATGATGGAATGtcattttttattctattcATTGGCAAGATAGATACATATTCTAAGCCGGTCCTTTATCTAAATGCCCTTGCATGGTAATATTGGGGAAGCTGTCTTTCCCTTTCAATGAAGAGAAGCGATGGAGTCAAGTAATGCAGAACTTTCTATTCCAGATTGATTTCAACACAAAGACCATTTTTAACATTGAAAAAGGAATTATTAAGAAACAGTTCCCTTTCTCACAAGTCAAAGCCTGTGAAGATACTGAAAGGAGGCGCTTCAGCATTGTGTTTCATGGGCGACAAGATTATGAGCTGGAAGCAGTGTCTCTTGATGATAAAAGGAAGGTAAGTTTTTACAATATTATAGACAGATTGCTATAAATAACAGCTAATGTTATGGAAGTACCCAGCAGGTCCCAATCATAAATGGGAATTGTTATGCTGTGCATTGTGCAAGCAAAGAAGTAGGTATGTCTATTCCGTGTATGGTTGTACATAGAACAAAGGGAATATGACTTCAGGGTAAAGTTTGGCCTTAGGATTTTGCCACAGTTCACTAGGACTGAAGATGTAAAGCCAGCTCAAGACATGATATGAAAGTGGATGCATTTCTTCAACTACACCTTGAATGTAACCAGTCTGAGATTgtattaaaacaagcaaacaaaaccgACGACATGCACAGTTGAATCAATTGAAATTTTCTAAGcaggttttttcttctatatataagatatttattaaaatgcatgcttttaaGAAGAATGAATGAGGCCATCCTgaagctgtgaaaagaaaaagacctagTGGTTCATCTTTTACCAtcaaaatacactgaaattataaaattatcAGAGGAAGACAGCCTAGGTACAACTAgatatttgtttaattaaatgatTCAGTGTTGCAAGATTTTGTATaagctgtttcattttgagGTCTCAGCTCCTTTTGAGTTCTAGGTTCAGTTAAATATTCCAAGTAGTTAGTGTAGTTAGAGTCTACAGTGAAACTTGAGAAACTCGAGTTGTGACATTAGCACTAGCTTTTCACCTGAATGCAGATATCCCGTGTGTTCAGGGGTGATCAAGTCTTGGAGTTTGTGTCATCCCACTGCTGAGGTGCTGAAGCCAGCTGCACAATTTAGGTTGAGATACAAACTCTCAAAAAGCGTGGAAGACTTTGCTTCCAAACTTCTGCTGTGATGCATTTTTAAGGGGCTTTTTGCAGAGGGATTCATCCCTCGTAAAATTTCATGTTTCACTCCACGTGCAGAAACTTTTATTCCAGATGAACAGTACCTCATGGTTGATTATCTTAATTTTCAAACTAGATTACATATAGCAGAAGACATCAAAAAGGTACATGTATTCTGTAGTAAGAACACTCAAATATGGCCCTGTATAACAAAAAGAGTGCTTTAAATTCACACCTATCTTAATCCATGCTGTTTTCAACTGTAGGcaagtcttcatttttctgctgggtTTGACTGAGATTTCAAGCTGAATCAATCAAGTACTACTTGGGCTTGAACTGAGCTGAACAAAACCTTTGTCCTAGATTGCTTtgtaatgaattaaaaaagtaaaattatgtTTTACAGTAACCTCTCCagtataaaattatattctccTTACACTGACAAGTTTAGAACTGTGGGCATAAAACCAAATTGCAGTTAAGTAGTTTAGCATCATAGAAGGACCCTATTTATTTTACGTTAATTTATTTTACCTATTTGGCTGCTGCTTATAGTGTTGTCTATCATTTTTATACTTGAAAAATCCACCTATTAATGTCTTATTCAAGGGaattaacatggaaaatatattctctCTGCTGCCACTTATTATATAGATAACATACCTTCTGAGCAGAGTTATACAGAGCAATTTGTACAAGAGACCAGCAGAGTCCTGCTCTGAAAGACCCGCAGAATATGACGTGATACATGAAGGACTGCTGGATTTGCAGCAAAAGACTTTTACATCCACTGAATGGGTGAAGTACGAACTGCACTTTTGTAGACCTCTGGGTTCTGGATTTTCTTAAGATTTCTgataaatactttattttgctgataataagttaattatttaattgttttttaaagttaaaacttAGATGCTCATTCTGCATGAGATGAAAACATTGAAATTAACAGTTAGTGCAATAGTGGTACCCATCAAAATGAAGTTCTGGTGTGCGCTAGAGACTGCTGTGTGCATTACTAACACAAATATATAACGGTCATGGTGCTCAGAGTGATTTTAATGGTGGGACTTCTTTATGTTTACCTCTACTTTTTACTCTATTTTCAGTCataagggaaaggagaaaaagactGGCAAAGCAGATGAGGAGTATAGGAGTCCTGCTAGAGAACATTGACTCACACTGGCCAAATGGCTGCCCCAAAATTCGTAATTCATTCTTGTAATGTTCTGAACTTCCCTCCTGTAGTGGTGACCAACCATGGTGGCCTAATGGTGTGGTGGTTTCAGAGACAGGAATCACATTCAGTAGGAAATGGACTGTCACCACCACTTCATTCAGCCCCTAAACCATCACAGATAAGCATGACTTCTGCTTCCGCTTATTCTATTACTGACCTAGTGAACCAGCCATAATGATTTTACATAGTTTGCTACCCATCCTACAGACAACCCACCCTTCCCCTGAGCCAGCTCCTGAAATAGCTGGAAATTGCTTATATTAtcaaaggagagagagagaaaaaaaatctgtctaccaaaaactaatgaaaaaaaatttaacattgTAATTATCTGCACCGGGCAATTATCTCAAAAGACTTCACAGTTCACAGAAAAtgattttaattgtttttaaaaggctacCACTGTATGTCTTGTAAACACTATCCTCAAGTGTGTCCCAGGATTTGTTACCTTGCAACATTTAACAAGTTTgttaacaaacaaaaattgatttttatttatcttgtgAAGCAAAGCCCTTGTTGCTTTCTTCTTGATATTAATCCTCTCGTTTTTTTGGCAAAGTAAATAATGGTGGAAACATCTGGAGATCCGATTAAACTGTAAGTCCctgctttaaagaaaggagagatCAATATAACTGCCAGCTCCATTAAGCAATTCTTATCACTTTGACTGTTTATGTGGGAATAGATGCAATTTATATTTCATGTTTAATTCTTCTGGAGCAGCTAAACTTATTTAAATTCCTCATAGAACACCTTAATCAACTAGCCACACCTTGAGGAGAgagtggaggaaaagaaaggtctGATAGAACTGTCAGAATGATAAAGAAATGTAGTAACCctcaagaaaaatgagaatgcaaatgcttaaataagaataaaacCCACATACAGTAAAGCCCCACTTGTTGTTGAATGTGGAACCTTTGTTataagcagcagagcagaatcCTAAAGGAGGGACTGAAGCAGAAGATTCTGCTGTAATAGAAGCTGCATATGGTCAGGCAATTTCTGCCAGGATTAATTTATCATTTCAATAGGTAATACCCCAAATTTGGCACAGTCACTTCTGATGGAAGCCCTTGAAAGCAGAATACTTTGACTCTTTCCTGCCAAGCGACTTGTGGGAATGAGGGGGGACCAGGATCAGTCCACATGGAGTAAAAGCATGCGCAGAGGCATTTCCAAGAGGGAGAGTTATTGGACTATAAGGTTGGGCACTAACTTATATTATGGTGACTTGTTTATAGTTTGGTGGCAGTGAAACCTGGGAGACACAGAAACTCTGAGGCCTTGTCAAATTATGCGCTGCTCGGTCACATAGTGAATTCCTTTGAAAGCTCATAGTCCAAAAGACCCACCATCCCAAACAAATGAGAGGAGTAAATGGAGTGGGAGGGACAGAGTATGGCTAACAAATTAACAAGACTTGGGTGATTTTTAGTCGATAGTCAGATCTTCTTAGTTTTAGCTCTCTCATTAGGCATGACAGCCTGGAAGTTTATATTTTATGTCACAGTTTACTTATGTGTCAGATGAGAATAAGAAGCCCTTCTCTCAAAGGTTTTATGCTTTAGTATTGATACTTTTGGACTGTCCCATGGAAGATGCTATAAAAATGTGGAGACTTATTGACATTAGAAAATGCTTTAACAAAGGCAAGGCTTGTGTAAATAAGCAGTCAGTGAAGAATGAACTCTATCTCCATTCCTTGTCCTTCAGGTACTTGGTACAACTACGTGAAGGAGAATTGACTTTATATTGCATAGGTCTGGGAGGACAGAACAAGAATGCAGACCCTATAACAAATACAATTAATTTGTCAAGCGGTAATGTGAGTGTCAGCAAGGAGAATGGATGCAGTACCTTTTCAGTCCAGACCAAAGAACACAATTATTTGTAAGTATAGTTGGTAATTAATAATTTGTTAAAGCAGAACAACTGAAAGCAAGGTCAAGCGACAGAGAATCTCAATGTCTCGCAACAAAATACAACAGTGGAGAAATGAGGCCGTCAGAACTATATAGATAACCCCTCCTGTTGCTATGCAGGGATTTGATGAGTATTTTAAGGAGGAATCAAAAGTACCACATTGTGGAATTGAGAAGATAAATTGAAATACTGCCCACAAAGACTCGTCTAGTTGTCATGTCAGGAGCCAGGGAGGAGATGTATCATTCAGCTTGATAGGACAGATGTGTGAACAGGTTCTGACTAGCTTCTGCAACAAGCATGGTAAGACGTAGCACGTTGTTCACCTTCCCCCAAGGTGGAGAAGAGGAATTACGAGGTAACTGCACCACAAAGTCAATATATGGCAAACCTTCAGCTCTCTAACCTTAGACACGTAAGCAATTAACTGTCTGAAAAGGTCAGAGTCAGCAGCACTGGGCTCCTTTGACAAGTAAAGCTGCTGAACATCATTCTGCTCAAATAAGAAATATCTGTGGCTGTATTAGTCAGCATGTTATTTACACTTCCTTGCGTTTATATATGACATTCTTAAATTTCAGGTTTCGAATACCCTTTACTGTCCAAAAGAACAGGACAGAGGATGTTAGCAAGCTCCAGAATGAATGGGTGTCTCTCATAGAAAGGTACTGTCCACTCTGCAAGGGTGCCTCACTGCCTCAGGAGGGATCTCAAGGATGCATCTCCTCCGAAGGGGATTATGAGGATTTTACTGTACCTCTGaatgaacagaaagagaaggcCCTCCACTTTGGTGGGAGTTCTGCAGCAACCAGTCTGAACAAGTCTTCGAGCCCCCAGACAAAGCCTGCAGAGGGGGAAGCAGCCCCAGCATCACCATCTCTTCCGCTTCCCATAAGTAAGGCAGAGGTACCACCAGCCCCACCTGTGTTCCcgcagccctgcagcctctcTTCATTGACAAAGAGAACCAAAGCCTTTCACTGGGATGTTGTTCCTTGTGATAAGGTGAGGATGAAAGTGATGGTagctgttaaaggaaaaaaatattgtagcCTGTATTACATGTTTAGTTATCATAAAAGTACAGCTGTGCCACATCATAACAACTTGGATGCCCTTCTGTATGTTTAGATGGATTAAAGTGACTCtgttcttttgggtttttgtttacTCTGTCGCTCCTATATTTTTTAGATTCCAAAATCTGTCTGGGGATCATGTGAcccatgcaagaaaaaaatagatgtatCTAGACTCTGTGATCAGTTCCAGATCCAGGACATGGCAGTATTTTCAGGCAACGAAGCTTCAGTGAATCAACACATCATGTTAGATCGAAAAGTTGCACATAACTTCAGTAAGTGTATTAATAAGAACTGTGTACTCCTATCCAGAAGCCTGGGGTGAGCAATGCATGCATTTTCTACTTGTACTTTCTGCCATTCAATAGGCGAAGGAGACAAGCTTGTGTCTAAATCAACTTTTAATTCAGTGCCCCTCTActcatttgtaaaaaaatacaagatggCTCAGTTGGTCTAAATGTGGTCCTTAATGATGTAGAGTAGAAGCACcaaactcctcctcctcttgtaCAAAACACGTGGATGTGCCATCGAGCTGTGTTGCTGTTGTCTTAGGGCAGACATGTAGAATCATGTATGATGCCTGTGAAATCAATGTTAAGACTCCAACTTCAAAGACTTTTCAAATTTTGTGGGCTAGCCAGGTaaaagaaatcaacagaaaCAGCTTGGTAGCTAGCACTCTGAGTACTGTGCTCAGTCTCTCTCCTACACTGAGTTCAAGAATATTCAGGTAGGTGTAGATGGGTTGGTGTAAGAAGCCTTTGAGATAGCTACAAGCCAGGTCACAGGAACTCTTTTGGCCTTTCTCTGGCCAATAGCTTAGACTGTGAACAGCTGTCTTGAATGATCATGAACAGGATGCTTCCCTCTCATATCCCAGGTACGATTCTGCCAAAGGCCTGACGTAGAGCAGTCTTTCACAGATAATGAAGCAATTCAACAGATAGTTCTGGTCTtactaataaaataatgtaaaagtCTTTCAATTACTTTGATGAGAAGTGGTAGATATTAAAGGAGCAAGAGTAATTGTTCTTCAAAGGCTACTCTGATTTCTATTACAGAAATGGCTTTCCAAAAAAGTTCTATAACCTAGCAGTGTTTTAAGAAATGTTACATGTGTAAAGAATTTGGGGCGgttaattttgaagttttaatgATTTCGTCTTTATGTATATTGATAAGAAAGAATATACTTTGGAGATCGTGTAAAGTTTTAATTGGGAACTGTAAATGGAGATAACTTGTTGGAATTATTGCATCCATTGACTAACAATTTGAAGGGTTAAAAGGAAGTGAATGACACAAGAGTGCTGTTGCAGATAAAAAGAATCCTGTAACAGCACTTCTATCAACTAAATTATTGCAGTTTCTTTGagaaaatttggggttttttggtttgcaaATAGCACCATTCTTCCTTTTGATCTTACTCCTCTTACAACTTTGTTCATTGAGACATTCTACATCCATTTCTTAATCTTATCCTTAAAGTCCCCTCAGTGAGATTTTTGGCATATACTTATTATACAGACATTACTTAGATCAAAAGTTAATTTGATCCTGAGAATTCTGATTAATCTTCCTGCAAGTGCTGCAAACCACAGTTCTtaaattaatgaataaaaagatGAAGCTCCAAAACACCAGTAGGTTAAAATTTCTTAAGAATTTGAGTGGGTTTCTgaacacaagagaaaaatgagagatCTGAGAGAAGATCTACACACTAAATTCAAGCCCAATATAcgagaaaatgcaaataaaagccAAGCTATCTAGTGGCTTCTTGTAGGCAAAACAAATTTCTGCTATACAGAGAACAGGTATCagagagacaagaaaaatgTCCTCAGATTTCCAATGAAAAAGTTTTGGGAGACACTATAATAATGTGTATGTTAATCCAGGAATATGGGATCTAGTAGGTGAAAAACTGACTCAAGAGTCAAAGTACCAGCTTCTGTAACTTGAttggtttctgtttctctgtatgAGACCAGTTTCCCATATATACAGTCCTTATTTTGCCTAGGAAAATACTTTGGCAAAGTCTGATGACTAGAATTTATTCAGAGGCTAATTTCAGCTACTGAAAATGTTCAAGAAGatattaaatgttttgtagACAAGttgtgaaaattttaaaatcaacattttacTACGAGTTATTCACTCTTGTTACAGTCCATAGACATCACCCTACCTTAAGAGATACATGGTTTAAAAGGCATAGGGAAGCAAAAGATGTGAGGCATAAAAAgcataagaaggaaaaagggaagattCTGCAAGGCTTAACACTAAAGCTAGATCttataacaaaattaaaagcgTGGAAAGTTTGTCAGAGGAAGAATAAATGGCTCCATTGGCCAACAATCTCCTGAGAACCATTAATAGCTGATTTGGGCCACAGCAAGTTCCTATAACCTGAAAAACTCTGCTCCTTTTTTAgaattggagagaaaaaaaaaaggtaaatcaTACACATCCTTTCTGAATTCTTCCCAATCCCCTTGTGCTGCTCAGAGGAGTTCTGTCATAGCAGAGACTCTAGGACAAGTTTCATGCCAATACTGAGAATCATTTAAACCTTTTTGCCCTCTGTTTGCTTCCTTGTGCTTCCTTTTTTACCTTCATCCTTTGGTAACAATGATGGAGACAGGCAGTAACTAAAGAATAACCAGCAAGACAAATTAGTCTTTTTGGGAGCAACAACCTTACAAATAGTTCTTCACCTGTTTGGGGAAGAGATgtcttatttccattttcctacCATAACACGTATTATAAGCCTGCCCCATGTCAGCACTGAAGTCTTGAACGTTACAAAAACTCTTAATCAGATTTTAGAAGATCAGGCAGTGTGGAAGAAGTAAGCACTTCTGTTTCCCAGCTTGCCTTCATTTTGGGAGTAATTTTTCTTGCATGGATACTAACTACCTTCTTTTGAACCCTGGAAATTAAACAAAGCAagtaaacaaaatcaaaacaaatggaaaatttaatttctttaaccTTCAAAATATTATAATATGCCAATACATTGTAttgttatttggaaaaaaaatattttgactgttGAGCTGAGTACAAGAGAAATATATATGAGCAATTACTTGAGTACCTTCTGATAGCAGTATCTTGATAGTTCTCTCTTAAGCATTGACTGTGTTCtgacagaaatatatttttgcttgaCTACTGCtatgtatatttaaagaaaatacaaagactgATTTTTTGCCTTAGCATTAGCAGCTGCTAAGTATTTTcgttttttctcttttttttttccttccttttttttcctttttttttaaatctggaaagtaaatatgaaatgttttggtgattttctttcccttaagcattttcttccaagtaATCTAAGAATCATTTTCctccagatatttttcttaaaagtttccGTATAAAACCAAGcgagctgaaagaaaaactgtataTTATACATGAAAAGAGTGGTGGACTTACAGATGAACAGATTACAGCACTAAGAAGGTAACCTTTGGGGTTCAGTTATTTGTTTATAATATATGCTACCTTTTGGAGAAGGCATAATCTTCTGCAAAGAATGCGAAATTCAGGAAAGCTGCTACTGAGACATTCGATCTACCCTGACTGTGAATAGAATATTAGGGTTGCACAGAGATATCCCAGTCCTTGCAACTGAGATTTTAGGGTACATCCCCAAAATATCATTTTCCCCCACGCTGTGTAGGAAAGAGGATTGCAAGAAGCGACAGCAAATCTGACATGATTTTGTGAACTGGTTACAAGGAGCAGAGTTAGTAAAAGAATAAGTTGTGGCAGTGAGCAGGAGTAACTTGATGAGAAAACTTTACAACATCTCTTACTACAGCCTTACTGTCTATTGTGGgatcagaaatgaaagaaacaaaaggaatcCTGTTCCCTATTTAAAATTGGTTTGGAGAGGAGGAAGCCAGACAAGTATTAAAGGACCTTCATGGGATGATGGGATATTATCAGTATTTCTGAATGGCAGAGATCTGTGGGTTTAAAGCAGAATGCAAATTTCcgtatctttaaaaaaattgaattgcTATATGGAGAGAAATAGATTTCAGGAGTGTAAGCAAACTATTGGCATGTGAAATTTGTAGGAACTGGATTATATCTCTTTGAATAGTTTAAGACAtagcaagaaaggaaagaagtggGATCCTAAAGCAGTGTCTGTTATAATTGCCAATCCCCACGTGATAACTGTACCATTTCATTACACACATTCATATGAAAATTTGATGTGAAATTGTTTCTTgcttcaaaatgagaaaacatttgAGTTTTTTGCTAGAGTGAGCTTGGAAAAAGATGATGCTGGCAAAGGAAGTGAGGAAGTAAATAATCAATTTTGCTGCCAATGTGTGTACTTCTTGTAGAATGAGTTTAACTCTGGCCTGAAAATCCTGATCCTAATCAGTACCtcaacagttattttaaattctgcagaatCATGCCTGTACTTAGAAAGTGAAGTGAACAGGAAGAACAGACAGGTAACATATGGAATTGTTGTCATTAAGTGAGATTGCTTGTACAAAGCTTGCCTGAGGTACGAAGGGATATGGACAAGacactgaatatttaaatgttttagagTTGTAGAatgatagaatggtttgggttggaagggacctccaaagctcatctagttccaacccccctgcaatgtgcagggacatcttccgctagatcaggttgctcagagccccgtccaacccgaccttgagtgtttccagggacggggcatctaccacctctctgggaaacctgtaCCACTGTGTCACCACCCtcataataaaaaatttcttccttagaaCTAGTCCGAAACTACcatcttttagtttaaaaccattaccccttgtcctaccacAACAGGCCCTACTGAAAAGCGTGTCCCCatcttataagccccctttaggcactggaaggctgctataaggtcttcccggagccttctcttctccaggctgaacagccccgactctctcagcctttgctcataggagaggtgctccagccctccgaTCATTTTTgcggccctcctctggacccactccaacaggtccgtgtctttcctgtgctgaggactccagagctggactAAATGTACCAGTGTTCTCGAGGAAGTGTCCATGCTGCCCCAGTGCTTTACCAGTTATACCCCACACTGGTGCACAGCAGCTTATGAGCTGGTGAAGGTAATGGAGCTCCGTTGCCTTTCAAAAGCTGACCTTAAAGGCttcattcaaaaaaagaaggatcTTACTACAGTACTGCAGTTTCTAATTGCAGTGGTGGAATTGGTCAGGAGATAATTGCAGTGAAATGTCTTGGACATCGAGAGTGCTCTCCAGCTACACACGTGGCCGTCTCTGGGGAAACTAATGGttggagctggcagaagtgagGAAATGTCTCCagtcctgcagcacagcagagtgCTTGGGGTCTGGCCATCCCCATTTACGAAGGCAGCCTTTGCTCACATCTCTGtttgaaggaaaacactgaacACGCTCCGTTGTTCAAGCTCtaacacagcactgcagactCAGTCCAGGATCCCCATGCTGTTGAAATTAGTGTAACATCACTGAGATCACTGATTTATAGCATCTGGGCTCTTTGCCATCagacaataatagtaataataatgatggCAATGAAGcttgaaaggttttattttttccttgaagattTCAGAGTCTTCCTTTGATAGCAATAATGCTGAGGAAATTTTTCTAGTAACGGAATGTGTAAGAGAGATTGGATGCTGCATTGCTATGTGCTATATAGGATCAAGGATTCTGTTCCTTGGATTCTTATTTATTGCCAAAATCTAGGAATGCATGTACAAATCTTGTAGAGAAAGGAAGCTTATTTTTCCCACCccaacaattttaaaaatgttactgaaatagATGAGATACTTTGCAGAATTGAGGGTTGGATTTCCAAGGCAGTTCAGTGTTTTACAGCTCCCATTCACACACCTCATTGAAGGGGCAGAGGCTCATGTTGAAACATTGGCACTCAGAAGTTTCTCTTGTACAATGGACTGTAGTGGAGTTGGCGTGATACAAGTAGCAGGACACTTAGCACTTTTGAAGACCTTTCCACTTGATTTAGGTGCTGTGGTGGAAAATTTTACCATTGAAAGCTGTGGCCTCCGGTTAATTGAGCACCTGTGGTTACGACAGGAGTTTAAACAGGATAGTCAGGGACTGGAAAATTAATCTCTGTGCAAATTATACCTGTCATATCGTCTAAGCTTGAGCAGGAGGTCTAAATTCCActattgtaaaatgaaaaatacttaaagcCAAAACCAAGGCTACATTTTCAAGACGGTGACCAGTGAGTAAAATGTTCTGCTCATGTATCCAGTGAAGGTTAGTGGAGGTGGTGGAATATTATTAGAAACTTCAGGGCTTATTTTGATACGGAAACCTTTCCATAGTTCTCTGAATGATTCTTTATCCTGACATCTTAAAATCAATAGTGAAGCACTCTTTGTCTCTATAAACTTAATGTTTCATAACAGTGTGAGACTTTTCATTGCACAAAATCCTTTAGAGTTGCATTCACATAAAGATATTTATGGAATGCATTCACATATTCTTGTGCTTCCTTTTCCATGGCTTCCATTGTTTAGTGCTTTAAGTGTTAAACCTTCTAGATAATCTATTAGTTTCATTTCATATATATAATACATGGAATATCAGACTTCTGATTAAATGAAGATATTTGCTGTCAgctttaacaaaaatgttttttgaatttgcttaaaaagttaaactatttttaatgataaataaaaaagctttcatttgcCAAGataactgttattttaaaatcagaattcatttttttcttgatgatgAAGTGTGATGAATGGAATATTTTGTAATCTGCTTTAATATAGATTTAataattcaaaacacagcaattaTTCAATTGAAGTGTCATATTAAATTATtgacaacagtaaaaaaaaaaaatcttattgtATGTCCTCTATTTAACGTGCtaaaatctttgctttattttttccatctttgaaTAAATTTCcttacttttaatgaaaacttatATCTATCCCCATGAATGTTTAATCATGCTTGCTACAAATTTAGTAGGttgtttgcaaagaaagaagagaagatagTAGACCTGAATACTTATTTAAGATTCTTAACACTCCTTCTCATATGTTAGCTATAacattgatttcatttttcttctttaagataTGCTACGAATTCCCATAGTGTATCAGTCAGACAGGCAGGAAGATCTCCAAAGGAGGGGAACTGTGGTGGTgtgagtttatttttccaagtgGAGGCATGTTTAAAGATGTCAGTTTTCTAAAGATCTGCAGCTCTGGAGTACTGTGGGAGAACATTCTGTTGCCTTATGCAGAAGGATGAAAGTTGCAGGTCTGTGTTATGTGCTATccaaacaaaaatgagaaatggaTCTTGGATGTGATGCAGTGCTTAGAGAGACAGAAACACCATTGCTCACTTTTGTTTcatcagcaattaaaaaagctTTAGAGGTAGGAGTCAGTCAGACCCTAGGGCCCACAGGTTAATCACACCATAGCATGagtctgctctgcttttgtgcTCATTTTTCGAAGAAGATATTGCTGGAGACAAGCTGAGCCAGCATGGCCATAACTGCTCAAAAAGTGTATATTGTTTCTAGGTGCTTTTGGAATGTTCATCCAATGTATCTGCAGatcatttttgctttccatcGCGTAGTTGCCTCAAATGTCTATAAAGTCCCAGTCGCTAAAGAATAAATATGTGGTTTACATAAACCACACTAAACAGTAAGAAATTCTGATGCATGGAatggagggatttttttatgttACAACAATATagaatgaagaggaaaaaggacatctaattttcatttgctgttttgcagataCATGCCAACACCAAAAGATGCGGAAAGGTACCAGTCTTTCAAGGGGTCTCCTTCAGAGCTGCATGTGGTTGATCAGTTTATGTTAGAGGTAAGAAGGTA of Aquila chrysaetos chrysaetos chromosome 3, bAquChr1.4, whole genome shotgun sequence contains these proteins:
- the LOC115339964 gene encoding delphilin-like isoform X1; translation: MDNTRTQDTFSQLSQEKILKIMNMVKNKEVSIEGALHLAQKEVYAEKDSQDLLTSSQFNFIIYKYKHYRWQKRILQIDFNTKTIFNIEKGIIKKQFPFSQVKACEDTERRRFSIVFHGRQDYELEAVSLDDKRKITYLLSRVIQSNLYKRPAESCSERPAEYDVIHEGLLDLQQKTFTSTEWVKYLVQLREGELTLYCIGLGGQNKNADPITNTINLSSGNVSVSKENGCSTFSVQTKEHNYLFRIPFTVQKNRTEDVSKLQNEWVSLIERYCPLCKGASLPQEGSQGCISSEGDYEDFTVPLNEQKEKALHFGGSSAATSLNKSSSPQTKPAEGEAAPASPSLPLPISKAEVPPAPPVFPQPCSLSSLTKRTKAFHWDVVPCDKIPKSVWGSCDPCKKKIDVSRLCDQFQIQDMAVFSGNEASVNQHIMLDRKVAHNFNIFLKSFRIKPSELKEKLYIIHEKSGGLTDEQITALRRYMPTPKDAERYQSFKGSPSELHVVDQFMLEMCKIPHLGQRLDLLLTIRELPVSMRDLEPLINQKIQASKQLQSSQKFVAVLEYILAIGNHLNEKAGKEKAKGFRLSSLTKLPLLRGKERTFTLLHALVEQIFLHEPDLAKFSQELTEFEAVPDASMKGLSAEVDVLKKELENVIQCRRLIKPKTIKATPQESQFCKELKDLIQKYEGDLSQLSKRCDEMKKLYSNILVKFGEPQDLDSQELFGWISSFISEFRKACAEVMP
- the LOC115339964 gene encoding delphilin-like isoform X2, which encodes MDNTRTQDTFSQDSQDLLTSSQFNFIIYKYKHYRWQKRILQIDFNTKTIFNIEKGIIKKQFPFSQVKACEDTERRRFSIVFHGRQDYELEAVSLDDKRKITYLLSRVIQSNLYKRPAESCSERPAEYDVIHEGLLDLQQKTFTSTEWVKYLVQLREGELTLYCIGLGGQNKNADPITNTINLSSGNVSVSKENGCSTFSVQTKEHNYLFRIPFTVQKNRTEDVSKLQNEWVSLIERYCPLCKGASLPQEGSQGCISSEGDYEDFTVPLNEQKEKALHFGGSSAATSLNKSSSPQTKPAEGEAAPASPSLPLPISKAEVPPAPPVFPQPCSLSSLTKRTKAFHWDVVPCDKIPKSVWGSCDPCKKKIDVSRLCDQFQIQDMAVFSGNEASVNQHIMLDRKVAHNFNIFLKSFRIKPSELKEKLYIIHEKSGGLTDEQITALRRYMPTPKDAERYQSFKGSPSELHVVDQFMLEMCKIPHLGQRLDLLLTIRELPVSMRDLEPLINQKIQASKQLQSSQKFVAVLEYILAIGNHLNEKAGKEKAKGFRLSSLTKLPLLRGKERTFTLLHALVEQIFLHEPDLAKFSQELTEFEAVPDASMKGLSAEVDVLKKELENVIQCRRLIKPKTIKATPQESQFCKELKDLIQKYEGDLSQLSKRCDEMKKLYSNILVKFGEPQDLDSQELFGWISSFISEFRKACAEVMP